The Pelagibaculum spongiae genome has a segment encoding these proteins:
- a CDS encoding tetratricopeptide repeat protein has translation MKRLACLILMSFLTVGCQQGLLTQAEAQAAYKAYDYRRAMPSLVNHAKAGDVIAMRMLAKAYMAGLGVDLNLQIAAAWYFKAASMGDRQAQVVLAGLYETGTGVDVDVKQFQYWLERAAVQGDQTAARKLYQLLLKRKDSKSRAQGFAWLKALAENGNMAAMARLSELLEKNKDPKLVRSAIKWKLRAAEAGDSDSQYQLAIYYSQPEKDKPNYFKAWLWFDRAARQGDGRALVGLAGLMIYGLGRSTDLSSANALYLLALERGYARAQEGISLLSNRLTDDQQEKAKQLQVIYGQRYPVS, from the coding sequence ATGAAAAGGCTGGCCTGCCTGATTTTGATGAGTTTTTTGACAGTGGGTTGTCAGCAAGGGTTGTTGACTCAAGCTGAAGCACAAGCTGCTTATAAAGCTTACGATTATCGGCGGGCTATGCCGTCTTTGGTTAATCATGCTAAAGCAGGCGATGTGATTGCCATGCGTATGCTGGCAAAGGCGTATATGGCAGGTTTAGGTGTTGACTTGAATTTGCAAATTGCCGCCGCTTGGTATTTTAAAGCGGCCAGTATGGGCGACCGACAAGCTCAAGTTGTTTTGGCCGGTTTGTATGAAACCGGTACCGGCGTTGATGTTGATGTCAAGCAATTTCAATATTGGTTAGAACGGGCAGCAGTGCAGGGTGATCAAACCGCTGCGCGAAAGCTATATCAGCTGCTACTCAAACGAAAAGATTCCAAATCTAGAGCACAAGGCTTTGCTTGGCTAAAAGCACTAGCCGAAAATGGCAATATGGCTGCAATGGCCAGATTGTCTGAGCTTCTTGAAAAAAATAAGGATCCGAAGCTGGTTCGAAGCGCCATAAAATGGAAGCTGCGTGCCGCTGAAGCGGGAGATTCTGATTCACAATATCAACTGGCTATTTACTACTCGCAACCTGAAAAAGATAAGCCAAATTATTTTAAGGCTTGGCTGTGGTTTGACCGTGCAGCCAGACAAGGTGATGGCCGTGCATTGGTTGGTCTGGCGGGTTTAATGATTTATGGATTAGGTCGTTCAACCGATCTTTCATCAGCCAATGCTTTGTATTTGTTGGCACTGGAGCGAGGCTATGCCAGAGCGCAGGAAGGTATTTCTCTACTATCTAATCGCTTGACCGATGATCAACAGGAAAAAGCCAAGCAATTACAAGTAATCTACGGTCAACGTTATCCGGTTTCCTGA
- a CDS encoding PHA/PHB synthase family protein — translation MSAQTQHDSESLDEKADVVQIFDDIARRSQRIVKDFMDRQSVGGGEPDVMNIGGAFLDLTEQLIQDPSKLVNAQLEFWQNYAQLCHNMLFGMIGQQASPVVEPKKGDRRFKGKEWTEVALFDFIKQSYLLTSQFFQKSIHSVDGMDEKNHQKLEFITRQFVGAMSPTNFVTTNPDVLKRTIESRGENLVRGLDHMLQDLERGNGRLDIRMTDLDAFELGKNVAITEGSVVFQNDMMQLIQYKPTTKTVYQKPIMIIPPWINKYYILDLSPKNSYVQWLVNQGYTVFMISWVNPGAEHKDKTFDDYLTDGTLAAIDTIRQITNDQPVMATGYCLGGTLLSATAAWLKSKGQADKLESLTYLATLIDFSDPGELGVFIDEKQVASIESNAADDGYMNGRVMAGSFNMLRENDLIWSYFITNYLCGDTPFPFDLLYWNSDATNMPAKMHTWYLRKMYMENCFKDSEGVELAGVAIDVSTIKTPAYFVSTHDDHIAKWQSTYPGAKLHQGPVKFVLGGSGHIAGIVNPPVNNKYGFQTCDELPDSPDDWLENAQQNEGSWWTDWDIWASEKRGKKVPARIPGSGKFKALEAAPGSYVKRRI, via the coding sequence ATGAGTGCTCAGACGCAGCATGACTCTGAAAGTCTTGATGAAAAGGCTGATGTAGTTCAGATTTTTGATGATATTGCCCGCCGAAGTCAGCGAATTGTAAAAGATTTTATGGATCGACAATCAGTCGGTGGTGGTGAGCCAGATGTAATGAATATTGGCGGTGCCTTCCTTGATCTGACAGAACAGCTGATTCAAGACCCAAGTAAGTTGGTAAATGCTCAGTTAGAGTTTTGGCAAAATTACGCCCAGCTTTGTCACAATATGTTGTTTGGCATGATAGGCCAGCAAGCTTCGCCGGTAGTTGAGCCAAAAAAAGGTGACCGACGTTTTAAAGGCAAAGAATGGACTGAAGTCGCGCTATTTGATTTTATAAAACAATCTTATTTGCTGACATCGCAGTTTTTTCAAAAATCGATTCATTCCGTTGATGGAATGGATGAAAAGAACCACCAAAAGCTCGAATTTATCACCCGCCAGTTTGTGGGTGCCATGTCGCCAACCAACTTTGTTACTACCAATCCAGATGTTTTAAAACGCACTATTGAAAGCCGTGGTGAAAACCTAGTTCGTGGTCTGGATCATATGTTGCAAGATCTAGAGCGCGGTAACGGTCGTTTAGATATCCGCATGACCGACTTAGATGCGTTTGAGTTGGGCAAAAATGTCGCCATTACCGAAGGTTCGGTCGTTTTTCAAAATGACATGATGCAATTGATCCAATATAAACCGACCACTAAAACGGTTTATCAAAAACCGATAATGATTATTCCACCGTGGATTAACAAATATTACATCCTCGATTTGTCACCAAAAAATTCCTACGTGCAATGGCTAGTGAATCAGGGTTATACCGTTTTTATGATTTCATGGGTTAATCCTGGTGCTGAGCACAAAGATAAAACCTTTGATGATTATTTAACTGACGGCACCTTGGCGGCGATTGATACCATTCGTCAAATCACTAATGACCAACCAGTGATGGCAACCGGTTATTGCCTCGGCGGTACTTTATTGTCTGCAACGGCCGCTTGGTTAAAAAGTAAGGGTCAGGCGGATAAACTGGAGTCGCTTACTTATTTGGCAACGCTGATAGATTTTAGTGATCCAGGCGAGCTAGGCGTGTTCATCGATGAGAAGCAGGTGGCTTCAATTGAGAGTAATGCAGCAGATGATGGCTACATGAATGGCCGTGTAATGGCTGGTAGTTTCAACATGTTGCGTGAGAATGATCTAATTTGGAGCTATTTCATCACCAATTACTTGTGTGGTGACACGCCTTTCCCATTTGATCTGCTTTACTGGAATTCAGATGCAACCAATATGCCGGCAAAAATGCATACTTGGTATCTGCGAAAGATGTACATGGAAAACTGTTTTAAGGATTCAGAGGGTGTTGAGCTAGCAGGGGTTGCAATTGATGTTTCGACGATTAAAACTCCGGCTTACTTTGTGTCGACGCACGATGACCATATCGCCAAATGGCAGTCGACTTACCCAGGTGCCAAATTGCATCAGGGTCCGGTAAAATTTGTTTTGGGTGGTTCGGGGCATATTGCTGGTATCGTCAATCCGCCAGTAAATAACAAGTATGGTTTTCAGACTTGCGATGAATTACCAGACAGCCCAGATGATTGGTTAGAAAATGCGCAGCAAAATGAAGGCTCTTGGTGGACCGATTGGGATATCTGGGCGTCGGAAAAGCGCGGTAAAAAAGTACCTGCCAGAATACCTGGTTCAGGAAAATTTAAAGCTCTGGAGGCTGCTCCAGGCAGTTATGTAAAGAGACGAATATAA
- a CDS encoding phasin family protein, translated as MYTDMMKQFNDQAQRMTQPMTRLNELAVESIERLAEFQLATLQSYSEMGVQQLKAATQIQDLEGMQKYAAGQVEAVKTVSKKVADDAKVLAEMGASFKTELEKMAQESQSAVAAAVKPATKKAPSKAA; from the coding sequence ATGTACACAGATATGATGAAGCAGTTTAACGATCAAGCACAGCGTATGACTCAACCGATGACTCGTTTGAATGAGCTGGCTGTAGAAAGCATCGAAAGATTGGCTGAATTCCAACTCGCTACTTTGCAAAGCTATTCAGAAATGGGTGTTCAGCAATTGAAAGCTGCGACTCAGATCCAAGATCTGGAAGGCATGCAAAAGTACGCAGCGGGTCAAGTTGAAGCTGTGAAAACTGTTAGCAAAAAAGTTGCCGATGATGCAAAGGTACTAGCTGAGATGGGCGCCTCTTTCAAAACTGAGCTAGAGAAAATGGCACAAGAAAGCCAAAGCGCAGTCGCTGCTGCAGTTAAACCTGCTACTAAAAAAGCACCATCTAAAGCTGCTTAA
- a CDS encoding MaoC/PaaZ C-terminal domain-containing protein, protein MNSLENIPLDQLHEGLSASLEKTITQQDIQLFAAVSGDINPAHLDAEYAASTPFKEPIAHGMYGGALVSALLGTQLPGPGTIYLSQQLSFLRPVKIGDSLTAKATVKTIDAEKNRVVIDCQVTNQLGKPVITGEALVMAPLEKVVIEAPKVPQIQIEKNVADSTTA, encoded by the coding sequence ATGAACTCGCTAGAAAACATCCCGCTCGATCAACTACACGAAGGCCTTTCTGCTAGCCTAGAAAAGACCATCACCCAACAAGATATTCAGCTTTTCGCCGCAGTATCGGGTGATATCAATCCCGCTCACCTAGATGCTGAATATGCAGCAAGCACGCCATTTAAAGAGCCTATTGCTCACGGCATGTATGGCGGCGCATTGGTATCGGCATTATTGGGCACCCAATTGCCTGGTCCTGGCACTATTTATCTATCACAGCAATTGAGTTTTTTGCGGCCGGTAAAAATTGGCGACAGTTTGACTGCCAAAGCCACCGTAAAAACAATTGATGCTGAAAAGAATCGGGTAGTGATCGACTGCCAAGTGACCAATCAATTAGGAAAACCAGTGATTACTGGTGAAGCTTTAGTGATGGCACCATTAGAAAAAGTGGTGATTGAAGCGCCGAAAGTGCCTCAGATACAGATTGAAAAGAATGTTGCGGATTCTACCACTGCTTAA
- a CDS encoding SixA phosphatase family protein, translating to MSRRLILVRHGVASFQATSDFDRPLLVQQYSQADLQQTAAWLIEQKIQPSAWLISPAVRCQQTAELLTELAPSLSIGVPAEKKLTEDAFYLASYSKLLSRIEWHESGDLLLIGHQPGLNHLASWLSASPIDEFLNPGQAFVLNLPDDWCGLAENSANHVDYSSAN from the coding sequence ATGTCGCGACGTTTAATTCTTGTTCGGCACGGTGTCGCAAGTTTTCAAGCGACCAGTGATTTTGATCGCCCTTTGCTGGTGCAGCAATATTCCCAGGCAGATTTACAGCAAACAGCTGCTTGGTTAATTGAGCAAAAGATACAACCTTCCGCATGGCTGATTTCTCCCGCAGTGCGTTGCCAGCAAACGGCTGAATTACTAACGGAGTTAGCGCCGAGTTTATCGATTGGGGTGCCAGCAGAAAAAAAGCTGACAGAAGATGCTTTCTATTTGGCGTCTTATTCCAAATTACTATCGCGCATCGAATGGCATGAGTCGGGTGATTTGTTGTTGATAGGTCATCAGCCGGGGTTGAATCATTTGGCCAGTTGGTTATCTGCTAGCCCCATTGATGAATTTCTTAATCCGGGCCAAGCATTTGTTTTGAATTTACCTGATGATTGGTGTGGGCTGGCAGAGAACTCTGCCAACCATGTCGATTATTCTTCTGCCAATTAA
- the queF gene encoding NADPH-dependent 7-cyano-7-deazaguanine reductase QueF (Catalyzes the NADPH-dependent reduction of 7-cyano-7-deazaguanine (preQ0) to 7-aminomethyl-7-deazaguanine (preQ1) in queuosine biosynthesis) → MSIESNPDIPLGKTSEYPQSYDPDLLFPIPRLGKRLELGIDQNQLPFFGVDIWNAWEVSWLNLKGKPCVAIGQIHFPAESEFLVESKSLKLYFNSLNQHRLSSVDALEKLVAADLTHAVGVPVVVTMSHPDRYENCQAPMGQCIDELDVEIDNYSYQPELLKLLEDGEVRHQLLYSHLLKSNCLVTGQPDWGSVWIEYSGQEIDQEALLKYLISFRNHNEFHEQCVERIFTDIKRFCNPQRLTVWARYVRRGGLDINPYRSNCQREFVFERDFRQ, encoded by the coding sequence TTGAGTATTGAGTCAAATCCGGATATTCCATTAGGAAAAACCAGTGAGTATCCGCAAAGCTATGATCCAGATTTACTGTTTCCAATCCCGCGATTGGGCAAGCGTCTGGAACTGGGCATTGACCAAAACCAATTACCTTTCTTTGGGGTCGATATATGGAATGCTTGGGAAGTCTCTTGGCTCAATCTGAAAGGCAAGCCTTGCGTAGCGATTGGTCAGATTCACTTTCCAGCAGAATCAGAATTTTTGGTCGAGTCCAAATCACTTAAGTTGTATTTCAACTCGTTAAACCAGCATCGACTGTCTTCGGTTGATGCGTTAGAAAAACTGGTTGCCGCAGATTTAACTCATGCAGTTGGTGTGCCGGTGGTAGTCACTATGAGTCATCCAGATCGCTATGAAAATTGCCAAGCGCCAATGGGGCAATGTATTGATGAATTGGATGTTGAAATTGACAACTATAGTTATCAGCCAGAACTACTAAAGCTGCTAGAGGACGGTGAAGTCCGTCATCAGCTTTTATATAGCCATTTATTAAAATCCAATTGCTTAGTTACCGGTCAGCCGGATTGGGGCAGTGTTTGGATTGAATACAGTGGTCAGGAGATTGACCAAGAAGCGCTGCTGAAATATTTGATCTCTTTTAGAAATCATAATGAGTTTCATGAGCAGTGTGTCGAGCGTATTTTCACTGACATTAAGCGCTTTTGTAACCCGCAGCGTTTAACGGTATGGGCGCGTTATGTGCGCCGTGGTGGTTTGGACATTAATCCGTATCGTTCAAATTGTCAGAGAGAATTTGTATTTGAGCGGGATTTCCGTCAATAA
- the phbB gene encoding acetoacetyl-CoA reductase, giving the protein MSKTVVALVTGGMGGIGSAITLKLAQQGYRVVATYSPSRDPLQAAQWTEQFREQGLDVHAAPVDVTSLESCQSCIEMVESDFGDIGVLINNAGITKDGRLAKMSSDNWQAVIDTNLNSVFNMTQPLINRMVERQSGRVINISSINGQKGQFGQTNYSAAKAGMHGFTMALAQEVAAKGITVNTISPGYIATEMVMAVPEKIREQIIAGIPVGRLGKPEEIAETIAWLCNDNAGFVTGSNIAINGGQHMQ; this is encoded by the coding sequence ATGAGCAAGACAGTAGTCGCTCTTGTCACTGGTGGCATGGGTGGAATTGGTTCAGCTATTACGCTCAAGCTAGCCCAGCAAGGCTACCGCGTGGTCGCAACCTACAGCCCTTCCCGTGACCCCCTACAAGCCGCTCAATGGACTGAGCAATTCAGAGAACAAGGACTGGATGTTCATGCTGCACCCGTTGACGTAACCAGCTTGGAAAGTTGTCAATCCTGCATTGAGATGGTCGAAAGTGATTTCGGCGATATCGGCGTATTGATCAACAATGCTGGCATTACTAAGGATGGTCGATTAGCCAAAATGTCTTCTGACAACTGGCAGGCAGTAATCGACACTAACCTCAATAGTGTTTTCAACATGACTCAGCCTTTGATAAATCGAATGGTTGAGCGACAGTCTGGCCGTGTCATTAATATTTCATCAATTAATGGTCAAAAAGGTCAATTCGGACAAACCAATTATTCAGCAGCTAAAGCCGGCATGCATGGCTTCACCATGGCACTGGCACAGGAAGTTGCTGCAAAAGGGATTACCGTCAATACAATTTCTCCAGGCTATATCGCCACTGAAATGGTAATGGCAGTTCCAGAGAAAATTCGCGAGCAGATTATTGCGGGCATTCCAGTCGGCCGACTGGGTAAGCCAGAAGAAATTGCAGAAACCATTGCTTGGTTATGTAATGACAATGCTGGATTCGTTACCGGATCCAACATTGCCATCAATGGCGGCCAGCACATGCAATAA
- a CDS encoding YhdH/YhfP family quinone oxidoreductase: MNSFQAVRVTSDDQGNFEQQIVSREIDQLPEGELLVRVGWSSLNFKDALSGLGIPGVTRNYPHTPGIDAAGEVVSDSTGKFKAGDQVIVTGYDLGMNTDGGLSQMIRVPASWATPLPQGLSTRQAMVLGTAGLTAGLSVEKLLAHGIQSGRILVTGATGGVGSIAVAILAKLGFQVIAVTGKAESEAYLKSIGASEVISRQEISELPGKPLLKPQWDGAVDCAGGQTLTAILRSLAPGGAVSCCGLVDSPKLEMTVLPFILRGVSLLGVDSVEIPLAAKATVWQKFASEWMLPGLNDLADEMPLTEVPAIFNDILKGKLKKRKLVRID; the protein is encoded by the coding sequence ATGAATTCATTTCAAGCGGTACGAGTAACTTCCGATGATCAGGGAAACTTTGAACAACAAATAGTTAGTCGTGAAATTGATCAACTTCCTGAAGGCGAGTTACTGGTTCGTGTTGGCTGGAGTTCGCTAAATTTTAAAGATGCACTTTCTGGCTTAGGTATTCCTGGTGTAACGCGTAATTACCCGCACACCCCAGGAATTGATGCTGCTGGTGAGGTGGTTTCAGATTCCACTGGAAAATTTAAAGCAGGTGATCAGGTTATAGTTACCGGTTATGACCTTGGTATGAATACCGATGGTGGCTTAAGCCAAATGATCCGTGTTCCTGCTAGCTGGGCGACCCCATTACCACAAGGTTTAAGCACTCGTCAGGCAATGGTTTTAGGTACAGCGGGTTTAACCGCGGGCTTATCTGTTGAGAAATTATTGGCGCATGGTATTCAATCTGGCCGTATTTTAGTGACCGGCGCAACCGGTGGTGTTGGCAGTATTGCAGTGGCGATTTTAGCCAAACTTGGTTTTCAGGTAATCGCAGTAACCGGTAAGGCAGAAAGCGAAGCCTATTTAAAATCAATTGGTGCTAGTGAAGTGATTTCTCGTCAGGAAATTTCTGAGTTACCGGGAAAACCTTTATTGAAACCGCAGTGGGATGGCGCAGTGGATTGTGCTGGTGGTCAAACCTTAACTGCGATTTTGCGTTCATTAGCACCCGGTGGTGCGGTAAGTTGTTGTGGTTTGGTTGATTCGCCGAAATTAGAAATGACGGTTCTGCCATTTATTCTACGTGGTGTTTCTTTATTGGGTGTTGACTCAGTAGAAATTCCACTGGCTGCAAAAGCGACAGTGTGGCAAAAATTTGCAAGTGAATGGATGTTACCGGGATTAAACGACTTGGCAGACGAAATGCCGTTAACAGAAGTACCTGCAATTTTTAATGATATTCTCAAAGGTAAATTGAAAAAAAGAAAGCTGGTTAGAATCGACTAA
- the pabB gene encoding aminodeoxychorismate synthase component I — MRLSLPYREDASSWFDHFAKNDWAIFLDSCQPNSQDGDLDIIAAQPWQTLWFDQNGWTLEKHWPLSQGKVNPETAPIKQTGTENPWQKLQQLIQQCPETAPLHGAVVGYWGYHIDQPKQDRDSWMPQMAVGFYDWLLVTDHKNKTCQLMAAGVHINEQQLIDIKNDLLKKSSNKYTDFKLTSEPTNLMSKQQYQNHFEKIKKYLKDGDCYQVNLTQAFEAKFTGDSWSAYQQLRKKNPAPFSAFIRTPHGSLVSCSPERFLKLDQQQVETKPIKGTRPRGKTPQQDLLLKQQLQASQKDQAENLMIVDLLRNDLGMSCTPGSIHVPGLFEIESFANVHHLVSTIRGKLDPKQSPIELLQHAFPGGSITGAPKKRSMEIINELEAIGRSIYCGSIGYIDFSGKMDTSITIRTAICSDDTIRWWGGGGIVYDSKVDEEYQESFDKVDNIARLLKAM, encoded by the coding sequence TTGCGACTATCACTGCCTTACCGGGAAGATGCATCCAGTTGGTTTGACCATTTTGCAAAAAATGACTGGGCAATTTTTCTCGATTCATGCCAGCCAAATTCACAAGATGGTGATTTGGATATTATTGCAGCACAACCATGGCAAACCCTTTGGTTTGACCAGAATGGCTGGACGCTGGAAAAACATTGGCCTTTAAGCCAAGGCAAAGTGAATCCAGAAACTGCACCCATAAAACAAACCGGTACAGAAAATCCGTGGCAAAAATTACAACAGCTAATTCAGCAGTGCCCTGAAACAGCACCGCTACACGGCGCTGTGGTTGGCTATTGGGGATATCACATTGACCAGCCCAAGCAGGATCGCGATAGCTGGATGCCACAAATGGCGGTGGGTTTTTATGACTGGTTATTAGTTACCGATCATAAAAATAAAACCTGCCAATTAATGGCTGCTGGTGTTCATATTAATGAACAACAATTAATAGATATAAAAAATGATCTATTAAAAAAATCCAGCAATAAATACACCGACTTTAAACTAACTAGCGAACCGACTAATTTAATGTCGAAGCAGCAATACCAAAACCACTTTGAAAAAATTAAAAAATATCTCAAAGATGGCGATTGCTATCAAGTGAATTTAACCCAAGCCTTTGAAGCTAAGTTTACTGGCGATAGCTGGTCGGCTTATCAGCAGTTAAGAAAGAAAAACCCAGCACCTTTCAGCGCTTTTATTCGTACGCCGCATGGCAGTTTAGTCAGTTGTTCTCCGGAACGATTCCTCAAGCTTGACCAGCAGCAGGTTGAAACTAAGCCGATTAAAGGCACTCGCCCTAGAGGCAAAACACCACAGCAAGATTTACTGCTCAAACAGCAACTACAGGCCAGCCAGAAAGATCAGGCTGAAAATCTGATGATTGTTGATTTATTGCGCAATGATCTTGGAATGAGCTGCACTCCCGGTAGCATTCATGTTCCAGGATTATTTGAAATTGAAAGTTTTGCCAATGTTCACCACTTGGTTAGCACCATTCGCGGCAAACTAGATCCAAAACAAAGCCCAATTGAGTTGTTGCAGCATGCTTTCCCTGGTGGATCGATCACCGGCGCACCGAAGAAGCGTTCAATGGAAATCATCAACGAACTGGAAGCTATTGGCCGCTCAATATACTGCGGCAGCATTGGTTATATCGACTTTTCAGGTAAGATGGATACTAGCATTACTATCCGTACCGCAATCTGTTCTGACGATACCATTCGCTGGTGGGGTGGCGGCGGAATTGTTTATGATTCAAAAGTTGATGAGGAATATCAGGAATCTTTTGATAAGGTAGACAACATTGCCAGGCTGCTTAAAGCGATGTAA
- a CDS encoding CoA pyrophosphatase: MNRLTPQALTSQLLHDFFMQACRQQQDSLHLSDFANHDPAQPVNPSAVLIPFVQRPQGLQILLTQRSEHLRHHPGQISFPGGKIDHEDASAEAAALREMEEELGVPESSLKLLGRLPEYVTGTGFSIAPIAALMEPHPLTINQGEVAEAFEVPADWILLQDNFQNHNVEFNGKLRQFYSLTWQERFIWGATAGILYNFRQQLNEWD, translated from the coding sequence ATGAACCGGCTGACTCCCCAAGCACTCACTTCTCAACTGCTACACGACTTCTTTATGCAGGCATGTCGCCAACAACAAGACAGCCTGCACCTGTCTGATTTTGCTAATCACGACCCCGCACAACCGGTTAACCCCAGCGCGGTACTGATCCCTTTTGTTCAGCGCCCGCAGGGCTTGCAGATACTGCTGACTCAACGAAGTGAGCATCTACGCCACCACCCTGGGCAAATCAGTTTTCCCGGTGGAAAAATCGACCATGAAGATGCATCAGCTGAAGCGGCAGCACTGCGAGAAATGGAAGAAGAACTTGGTGTACCTGAATCATCACTTAAGTTACTCGGCCGATTGCCCGAATATGTTACTGGCACCGGTTTTAGCATTGCACCGATTGCTGCCTTAATGGAACCTCATCCGCTAACCATCAACCAAGGTGAAGTCGCCGAAGCTTTTGAAGTGCCCGCCGACTGGATTTTGCTGCAAGATAATTTCCAAAACCACAACGTAGAATTTAACGGAAAACTGCGTCAATTTTATTCGTTAACTTGGCAGGAACGGTTTATCTGGGGTGCTACGGCGGGGATTTTATATAATTTTCGTCAGCAGTTAAATGAGTGGGACTAG
- a CDS encoding YciI family protein, whose translation MAQFIISYLGGEHPTDPVLAKQHFEQYKNWLVSLGDAAISPANPFKNTHHIAANGTVSSGSQIRMSGFTVIEAESIEAAIALAKQCPFLQINGELEVAELIKMGG comes from the coding sequence ATGGCGCAATTTATCATCAGCTACCTTGGTGGCGAACACCCGACAGACCCGGTACTAGCCAAACAACATTTCGAGCAATACAAAAACTGGCTTGTCTCACTAGGTGATGCAGCTATCAGCCCAGCCAACCCATTTAAAAACACCCATCATATTGCAGCCAATGGCACTGTCAGCTCAGGCAGTCAAATTCGAATGTCCGGATTTACCGTTATCGAAGCAGAATCGATTGAAGCCGCCATAGCACTCGCCAAACAATGCCCTTTTTTGCAAATTAATGGCGAATTGGAAGTTGCTGAATTAATTAAAATGGGTGGTTAA
- the thrH gene encoding bifunctional phosphoserine phosphatase/homoserine phosphotransferase ThrH, whose amino-acid sequence MHLACLDLEGVLIPEIWIEFARKTSIDELLLTTRDEPDYDKLMQYRLSILRQHNLKVQDIQEVISTLDPLPGAAEFLNQLRQKWQLVILSDTFYQFAMPLMAKLGYPTLLCHQLKIDSQGMIADYQLRQRDPKRMAVHGFHGMNCKVVASGDSYNDTSMLQEADAGILFCPPEKVVAEFPQYPIARDYQQLLAEFEKAAVKL is encoded by the coding sequence ATGCATCTTGCCTGCCTAGATCTGGAAGGGGTTCTGATTCCAGAAATTTGGATTGAATTTGCTCGTAAAACTTCGATAGACGAATTATTGCTGACAACTCGTGATGAGCCTGATTATGACAAGTTGATGCAATATCGGCTTTCAATCCTTCGTCAGCATAATCTAAAGGTTCAAGATATTCAGGAAGTGATATCGACGCTTGATCCACTTCCCGGCGCGGCTGAATTTTTAAACCAGCTACGACAAAAGTGGCAGTTAGTGATTCTCTCGGACACCTTTTACCAGTTTGCTATGCCGCTAATGGCAAAGCTGGGATATCCCACTTTGTTATGCCATCAGTTGAAAATTGATAGCCAAGGTATGATTGCGGACTATCAATTACGCCAACGTGATCCCAAACGAATGGCGGTGCATGGTTTCCATGGCATGAATTGCAAAGTAGTTGCCAGCGGTGACTCGTATAACGATACCAGCATGCTACAAGAAGCCGATGCCGGAATTTTATTCTGCCCACCTGAAAAGGTTGTAGCGGAATTCCCGCAATATCCAATCGCTAGAGATTATCAGCAGTTACTTGCTGAGTTTGAAAAGGCTGCTGTAAAACTATAA